One region of Lampris incognitus isolate fLamInc1 chromosome 4, fLamInc1.hap2, whole genome shotgun sequence genomic DNA includes:
- the si:dkey-172h23.2 gene encoding uncharacterized protein si:dkey-172h23.2 gives MTPCRLYARVSTAGRANGLEGALLLDECHVPLQECERLDESLALALRHLKLPPEWSLLGKKLANSTEVEPQETLLHFAARRGLRRVADFLLQQSGALEALRLANKQGHTPASIAEERGHTELHQLLTQAEADTETERGTLTIQPFTTYARVVCHLPKLKTHTLTVGAHPGHEPPTLQRSVEQLRHLICHLHAKGVPSLDLQSESLHTAPECSEGVETETACSERLQHWSSTQIQGCEEEHSPEGSSSSTVEVGQPGNAEIRGCSPFSLQTSEQPEDDDFRLHHSPNTDRDYCETREERREEGAWEGRTELLVAFDRSVSLCDGASGTRGETEGKSPEVGTPLPPAKGKQTAETDKEESLICQWLGPPERTDRFSREGEESLAVGEEESGSGCRNPTVFSRDEPVSNMGNVQLSENSEVLDTSDSDMEKCSQDGESVQREEEEVQSKQDPCGNLGFTGEEQESKGLIDPTSSKLNLSNSYPTGCGDVRLEVMSESVGPRPTIEGLGEGEYSSDINKIEQNQETAGRDYPSEEQCNLADNHSHVAPDSGGHSEDYSEKQEDTGVSSGIGLDVAESADVDEQAEVPRADIESTSLPLNEPDKLEQTCIDNTVDLQTAGNSIESTGADTVSFEPTEMMSSLGNGHTELDPGMTQQDVVQTKKGEVDLVGIQSAKTTGTGPNESNATLMPEESGLPLEQSVDVLIVTDSGEACLTPPDTEPESQPSPSLGTMEALSPEGTGKRLSSDSSVGGLSLETLFAESEGAQVMETVEEYLG, from the exons aGGTGGAGCCTCAGGAAACTCTGTTGCACTTTGCTGCCCGTCGCGGCCTCAGGAGGGTGGCCGACTTCCTGCTGCAGCAGTCTGGAGCTCTAGAAGCCCTGCGATTGGCCAACAAACAAGGCCACACCCCTGCCAGCATCGCAGAGGAGCGAGGACACACAGAACTTCACCAGCTCCTCACACA GGCTgaggcagacacagagacagagagagggacattgACCATCCAGCCTTTCACTACATATGCCAGGGTGGTCTGCCACCTCCCGaaactgaaaacacacacattgACGGTGGGCGCGCACCCCGGGCATGAACCACCTACTCTCCAGAGGAGCGTGGAACAGCTCCGCCACTTGATCTGCCATCTCCATGCCAAG GGTGTTCCCTCACTAGATCTGCAGTCTGAGTCACTACACACAGCCCCAGAATGCAGTGAAGGTGTAGAAACAGAGACGGCCTGTTCAGAAAGACTACAGCATTGGTCAAGCACACAGATCCAGGGGTGTGAGGAGGAACACAGCCCAGAAGGAAGCAGCAGTAGCACTGTTGAAGTGGGACAACCGGGGAATGCAGAGATAAGAGGTTGTTCTCCTTTCAGTCTTCAGACATCCGAGCAACCAGAAGATGATGACTTCAGATTACACCACAGTCCAAACACTGACAGAGATTACTGCGAGACAAGGGAGGAACGCAGGGAGGAGGGAGCATGGGAGGGGAGGACGGAGCTGCTGGTTGCTTTCGATCggagtgtgagtctgtgtgacGGGGCTAGCGGGACACGGGGGGAGACAGAAGGGAAGAGTCCAGAGGTAGGAACCCCCCTACCTCCAGCTAAAGGTAAACAGACAGCGGAAACTGATAAAGAAGAGTCTCTAATCTGTCAATGGCTGGGGCCCCCAGAAAGGACAGATAGATTCAGCCGAGAAGGCGAGGAGAGCCTAGCAGTGGGAGAAGAGGAGAGTGGCTCAGGGTGCAGAAATCCAACAGTGTTCAGCAGAGACGAGCCAGTTTCCAACATGGGCAACGTGCAGTTGTCGGAGAACTCTGAGGTGCTGGACACATCTGACTCTGATATGGAGAAATGCTCCCAGGATGGGGAAAGTGtacagagggaggaggaggaggtgcaaaGCAAACAGGATCCCTGTGGCAACCTTGGCTTTACTGGGGAGGAACAAGAGAGCAAAGGGTTGATAGACCCCACCTCCTCTAAACTGAATCTTTCCAACTCCTATCCAACAGGCTGCGGTGACGTAAGGCTGGAGGTGATGTCAGAATCTGTAGGGCCGCGTCCCACGATTGAGGGCCTCGGTGAGGGGGAATATTCATCAGACATAAACAAAATTGAACAAAACCAGGAAACAGCTGGTAGGGATTATCCTTCAGAAGAACAGTGTAACTTGGCTGATAATCACAGCCATGTAGCTCCAGATTCTGGAGGCCATTCTGAGGATTATTCAGAGAAGCAAGAAGACACTGGAGTATCAAGTGGTATAGGACTAGATGTTGCAGAGTCAGCTGATGTAGATGAGCAGGCTGAAGTACCCAGAGCTGATATAGAAAGCACCAGTTTGCCTTTAAATGAACCTGACAAACTTGAACAAACATGCATAGATAATACAGTTGATTTGCAAACTGCAGGTAACTCTATAGAGAGTACAGGGGCAGACACAGTCAGTTTTGAGCCAACTGAGATGATGTCCAGCTTGGGGAATGGACACACCGAGCTAGATCCAGGGATGACCCAGCAGGATGTGGTTCAAACCAAAAAAGGGGAAGTGGATTTGGTTGGGatccaatcagccaaaacaactGGCACAGGGCCTAATGAAAGCAATGCCACTTTGATGCCTGAGGAGTCGGGGCTACCTTTGGAGCAGAGCGTAGATGTTCTGATAGTAACGGACAGTGGAGAGGCCTGCCTGACCCCCCCTGACACTGAGCCTGAATCACAACCGTCACCCAGCCTTGGTACAATGGAAGCGTTGAGCCCTGAGGGGACAGGAAAGAGGCTTTCTTCGGATTCTTCTGTAGGAGGTCTGTCATTAGAGACTCTTTTTGCGGAGAGTGAGGGTGCTCAAGTCATGGAGACCGTGGAGGAGTATTTAGG GTGA